A segment of the Asinibacterium sp. OR53 genome:
ACCATTGGGGGCCGTAAGTTGCATACCAGGTGGCAAAATTTTGCACACGTTCCTGCAAACTGTTGTTGGGAAACAGATCCTGTTTGAGTTTGGCAATCTGTTTTTGCTGCGCCTCGAATTTGGTCTTCTCTGCGCGCAGCATTTTCTTTTCCAGTTCTTTCAGGCGCTTTACCGCTTTTACTTCCAGCGATTCCACATGTTGCTTCAATGTTGCATCAATGGCACCTGTCAGTTGCTTGAGTTTTTCGTAATAGGCCGCTGCTTCTTTCAACTCGTCTGTAAGACAAAGCTTCACATTCGATTCACGCATCACCAGCTCATACACCAGGTTCTGTTCTGTATTGAAAAGTGCGGCAGGGTCAAAGCCAAGCTTTTGCAGTTTCTGCTCCTGCTCGCGCTGCATCAGCAAAAAGGAATTACGCAGTACCAATACAGGATAAGGAACCTTTATGGCTTCAAAAACGTCTTTCAATTCCAACCAATAAGCCAACTCTCCGCCTCCGCCAATGAATGCAATGTTGGGCAATATGGTTTCCTGGAAAGCGCCGCGCAGGATCACATTGGGACTGAAACGTTCCGGATGTGCGTCCAGTTCAGCAAGGATAGCCTCTTTGCTGAATTGCAATCCAAGCGCCTTTACTTCATATCCATCCCCACTCCGTTCTATCCGTTCACGCTTATCATCCAGCAGGTAAAATAAGTTGATCTCTCTTCCACCGGCCTGCACTTTATAGTGCTTACCCAACGAAGCAATGGTTGCTGCTACTTTTTGATGGGAAAAACCTTCCAGCAATTCTTTTTCCACTGCTGAACGAAAAGCCGATTTCAGTTTGGCATGATCGGGTACCAGCACCACTACACCATAAGCGCCGAAGAGCTCGTTTACCAATTCCAGTGTTGCCTGTTGTATCGTCTTTCCTCCCGTATAACACCGTTTAAATAAAGCCACCAGTTCTTTTCCTTTGGATAACACGGCTATCTGCCCTTCGATGGCATGTAATACTTTCGTGAGCTCTTTGTCTACTTTCATCCTCCCTACGGCGCCTGTTTGCCGGGTATTCCAAACCAGCTTTTGTCCGCCCAGGTTGAGGTATCCCAACTCATCGAGATCCGCATCTTCACTGCCCATATAGTAAACAGGCACGAATTTGTATTGAGGCAGTTGTTGTGATAATTCATCTGCCAGCCGGACCGTATGCATGATCTTATAAATAAAATAAAGCGGACCGGTAAATATATTGGGTTGATGGGCTGTAGTAACAGTAAAAGTATTGTTTGATGCCAGTGATGCAATATGCTGCTGGAGTTTTTCCGTTACCGGTAACCCTTTGTATTGCGCTTGCAGGGTTTCTACCAGCAAAGCACGCGGTGTATCAAAAGCCTGCCGCTCATGTATGGCTTGCTGTATGCCTTCGAGATTGGCATTGTGTTTATAAAAAGGCTGCAGGGAGGCGGATTGGTTAAGATAATCCGAAACGATCTTCGTAAAATATCCGGTGCGCTCGTATGGTATACGGGTGGAGGTATGGTTCATATAAGCTGCTAAATTACAACTTACTGTAAACTGCCGTTTCCGCTCCTGTAAT
Coding sequences within it:
- the bshC gene encoding bacillithiol biosynthesis cysteine-adding enzyme BshC, coding for MNHTSTRIPYERTGYFTKIVSDYLNQSASLQPFYKHNANLEGIQQAIHERQAFDTPRALLVETLQAQYKGLPVTEKLQQHIASLASNNTFTVTTAHQPNIFTGPLYFIYKIMHTVRLADELSQQLPQYKFVPVYYMGSEDADLDELGYLNLGGQKLVWNTRQTGAVGRMKVDKELTKVLHAIEGQIAVLSKGKELVALFKRCYTGGKTIQQATLELVNELFGAYGVVVLVPDHAKLKSAFRSAVEKELLEGFSHQKVAATIASLGKHYKVQAGGREINLFYLLDDKRERIERSGDGYEVKALGLQFSKEAILAELDAHPERFSPNVILRGAFQETILPNIAFIGGGGELAYWLELKDVFEAIKVPYPVLVLRNSFLLMQREQEQKLQKLGFDPAALFNTEQNLVYELVMRESNVKLCLTDELKEAAAYYEKLKQLTGAIDATLKQHVESLEVKAVKRLKELEKKMLRAEKTKFEAQQKQIAKLKQDLFPNNSLQERVQNFATWYATYGPQWLQMIYEVSEGFPNNFTIVAYE